One genomic window of Punica granatum isolate Tunisia-2019 chromosome 1, ASM765513v2, whole genome shotgun sequence includes the following:
- the LOC116202554 gene encoding uncharacterized protein LOC116202554, with product MGWLIKEKRGPAWKHGWTENTLTSVSPPPLPVITIFFIVVLLLYLSFSINYNKQMQRTVVGMKLFLFLLPVLLIFAAQFVSVNGGVSMPYQRPRPGIDSVQRDGRSSSWGVAILVLLMLVLLSFQSSFHSKWSPWGSSYAS from the coding sequence ATGGGTTGGCTGATAAAAGAGAAGAGGGGTCCAGCATGGAAACACGGGTGGACTGAGAACACCCTCACGTCTGTCTCTCCACCTCCTCTGCCTGTCATCACCATCTTCTTCATAGTCGTGCTCTTGCTCTACCTCTCCTTCTCCATCAACTACAACAAGCAGATGCAGAGGACCGTGGTGGGCATGAAGCTGTTCCTCTTCCTGCTCCCCGTGCTACTGATATTCGCGGCCCAGTTTGTCTCCGTCAACGGCGGGGTTTCGATGCCGTACCAGCGTCCAAGGCCGGGGATCGACTCAGTCCAACGAGATGGCAGGTCGTCCTCCTGGGGTGTGGCAATCCTGGTGCTGCTGATGCTCGTTCTGCTGTCTTTCCAGTCGAGTTTTCATTCCAAGTGGTCTCCTTGGGGGTCTTCCTATGCAAGCTAG
- the LOC116189370 gene encoding uncharacterized protein LOC116189370: MKKRRQDASPVSSDRQKWQKVFDPLVGMITKQQSQLHTLVRERSLLEDRIRTQQKRYDSDVAFLRERISQMKRAMAVQDMMRSLDAMKLELAVGLKQREALLRKMKLDEAELELADFKECLNVLCPSANPRDDSERHTPETSRSKGSSQKSSGRSAKELDVRDHLLEDEIKRLKQEYDVLVLDKNAEISALLTEKKFVWNQYKILETNLNDKLKSKEAEIRLANEKVSGLLASMEKLQSSNDAKDEVIAKLESKIADKEALARKRGDELVRLAHELELLRRARCTSETPVLSRCTTSGSITSSLGNKKGTRVSVNKPPSAAQGSDSTKNSERGGRGSKRKADEIDSSQVTPKLFSSSFKIPKLKTPVKQMR, encoded by the exons ATGAAGAAGCGCAGGCAGGACGCTTCTCCGGTCTCCTCGGACCGCCAGAAGTGGCAGAAAGTGTTCGACCCGCTGGTCGGGATGATAACCAAGCAGCAGTCTCAGCTGCATACTCTCGTCAGGGAGAGGAGTCTGCTCGAAGATCGTATCAGGACCCAGCAGAAGCGTTACGACTCCGATGTGGCTTTCCTCAGGGAGCGGATTTCGCAG ATGAAGAGGGCTATGGCCGTGCAAGACATGATGCGGTCACTTGATGCGATGAAGTTGGAATTGGCCGTGGGATTGAAGCAAAGGGAGGCCCTTTTGCGCAAAATGAAGCTGG ATGAAGCAGAACTTGAGTTGGCCGATTTTAAAGAGTGTCTCAACGTCCTTTGCCCTTCTGCTAACCCTCGG GATGACTCTGAACGACACACTCCCGAGACCTCAAGAAGTAAAGGGTCAAGCCAGAAAAGCAGTGGGAGATCTGCCAAAGAATTAGATGTGCGGGATCATTTACTGGAAGATGAAATTAAAAGGCTAAAGCAAGAATACGATGTGCTGGTTTTGGATAAGAATGCCGAGATATCTGCATTGCTGACAGAGAAGAAGTTTGTGTGGAATCAGTATAAAATATTGGAAACTAACCTGAATGATAAGCTAAAGAGCAAGGAGGCCGAGATTCGGCTGGCAAATGAGAAAGTATCAGGACTTCTGGCAAGTATGGAGAAGCTCCAATCGTCCAATGATGCTAAGGATGAGGTTATTGCTAAATTAGAGAGTAAAATTGCTGATAAGGAAGCACTTGCAAGGAAGAGGGGTGATGAACTTGTGAGGCTTGCCCATGAATTGGAACTGCTGAGAAGAGCAAGATGCACCTCGGAGACACCCGTGTTGAGTCGGTGCACTACATCCGGCAGTATAACCTCCTCCTTGGGGAACAAGAAAGGTACCCGTGTTTCTGTGAACAAACCACCATCAGCTGCACAAGGTTCAGATTCTACGAAGAACTCTGAAAGG GGAGGCCGGGGCTCAAAGAGAAAAGCTGATGAAATCGATTCAAGCCAAGTTACTCCGAAGCTGTTCTCATCATCATTCAAAATTCCAAAACTCAAGACCCCAGTGAAGCAAATGAGATGA
- the LOC116192951 gene encoding ER lumen protein-retaining receptor erd-2.2-like yields the protein MIQAERHKERQSQRSLSLSRSACTAPFSWTAPISWTRRSIGQSVMKASKRPIQVVATWVRRQPPKVKAFLAVISGMTALVFLRMVVHDHDNLFVAAEAVHAIGISVLIYKLMKEKTCAGLSLKSQELTALFLAVRLYCSFVMEYDIHTLLDSATLVTTLWVIYMIRFKLRSSYMEDKDNFAIYYVVIPCAVLSLLIHPSTHHHIFNRIFWAFCVYLEAVSVLPQLRVMQNTKIVEPFTAHYVFALGIARFLSCAHWVLQVLDTRGRLLTALGYGLWPSMVLLSEIVQTFILADFCYYYVKSVVGGQLVLRLPSGVV from the exons ATGATCCAAGCCGAGCGACACAAGGAAAGACAATCTCaaaggtctctctctctctctcgctctgcCTGCACTGCTCCGTTCTCTTGGACTGCTCCGATCTCTTGGACGCGGCGATCAATCGGACAATCAGTGATGAAGGCGTCGAAGCGGCCGATCCAGGTGGTGGCGACATGGGTGCGGCGGCAGCCGCCGAAGGTGAAGGCCTTCCTGGCCGTCATCTCCGGCATGACCGCCCTGGTGTTCCTCCGGATGGTGGTCCACGACCACGACAACCTCTTCGTCGCCGCCGAGGCTGTCCACGCCATCGGAATCTCCGTCCTCATCTACAAGCTCATGAAGGAGAAGACTTGTGCCG GGCTTTCACTCAAATCTCAGGAACTAACCGCTCTCTTCTTAGCGGTCAGACTCTACTGTAGCTTCGTCATGGAGTATGATATCCACACGCTTCTTGATTCTGCTACACTGGTAACAACTCTCTGGGTCATCTACATGATCCGTTTCAAACTGAGATCCAGTTACATGGAGGACAAAGACAACTTTGCAATCTACTATGTG GTGATACCTTGCGCAGTTCTATCTCTACTTATTCACCCCTCAACGCATCACCATATCTTCAACAGGATTTTCTGGGCATTTTGTGTGTATCTTGAGGCTGTTTCAGTGCTACCTCAGCTGAGAGTCATGCAGAACACTAAG ATTGTGGAGCCTTTCACAGCTCATTACGTGTTTGCCTTGGGAATTGCAAGGTTCTTGAGCTGTGCACATTGGGTTCTCCAG GTACTGGACACGAGAGGGCGCTTGCTGACAGCATTAGGTTATGGGCTGTGGCCTTCCATGGTCCTGCTCTCTGAGATCGTCCAAACTTTCATTCTTGCAGATTTTTGCTACTACTACGTGAAGAG TGTTGTCGGTGGGCAACTTGTTCTACGCCTTCCTTCAGGGGTTGTGTGA